One Rubrobacter naiadicus genomic window, TGAGATACTCCGCCCCCCTCCTGACCTTGAGGTAGAGGGAGAGCCGATCTGCGAGATCCTCCGCGGAGACCTCACCCTCCGTTCCGTCCGCCGGCTCCTCCATCGCCGGGAAGAGCGAGCGGCTCTTGAGCAGCACGAGCGCGGTGGCCGAACCGGCGAAGTCGGTGTCTCGCTCGAGGGTGTCCGCACCCACCTCATCCCTATCCCTAAGGTACAGGTCGACGAGCTCGTGCAGCGGCACCTCGAAGACCTCTAGTTCATGCCGGAGGATCAGCGCCAGGAGCCACTCGTAAGGTCCGGAGTAGACCTCTATCTCGACGCTGAAGTCCGAGAGCGGCCGGGAACGGATCATCTCACCTCCCGGTGAAGGGGCAAGACGGAGGAGATCGAGTGGTAATCCATACCGCAGGTTCTGGCCAGCGAACGGCTGACCACGCTCCCCTCGGCGAGCACCACCCCGGCCCTGAGGCCGGGGTCGGCGTTGAGCGCGTCGGTGAGGCCGAGCCCGGCGATGCTGCGTACGTAGGGGAGAAGGGCGTTGGAGAGGGCGTGGGTGGCGGTCACGGGGACGGTCGCGGGAACGTTCTTGACGCAGTAGTGGATCACGCCCTCCTCGACGAAGGTGGGGCTTTCGAGGGTGGTGGGGCGGGAGGTCTCCACGCATCCCCCGTAGTCGACGTCCACGTCGACTATGACGCTGCCGTCGTGCATGGCCGCCACCGTCCTGCGTCCGACCAGGTGCGGGGTTCTCGTTCCTGAGACGAAGACGGCCCCGATGAGCAGATCGGCGCGCGTGACGGCCTCTTCTATGTTCATGGCGTTCGCCGCGAGCGTCGTCACCCCGCCGAGGCCCGACTTCTCCATGCGCCGCAGGCGTTCGAGGTCCCGGTCCACGACGGTCACCTGCGCACCGAGACCGCTCGCGACCCTGGCGGCCACGGAGCCGACGATCCCGCAGCCCAGGACGACGACCCGCCCCGGCCGGACACCGGTCGCACCACCGAGCAGGATCCCGCGCCCCCCTTCGTTCTTCTGCAGGTAGCGCGCTCCGATCTGGGGCACGAGACGCCCGGCGATCTCGCTCATCGGCGTGAGCACCGGCAGACGCCCGCGGCGGTCGCGGATGCTCTCGAGGGCGATGGCGATGCAGCGCGAGCGGAGCAGGGCCTGCATCAGATCCGGGTTGACCGGGAGGGAGAGGAAGGCCAGCAGGATGAGATCCCTCCTCAGGTAGGAATACTCCTCGGGTGGCGGCCCCGAGACCCGGGCGATGAGCTCCGCTCCCTCGTAGACCGGAGCGGCCTCCTTCAGGATCCGGGCGCCGGCCTCCCGGTAGCGGGCATCCGGGATGCCCGCGCCCTCACCGGCCCCGCGTTCGACCAGCACGAGGTGCCCCACCCGGGTCAGCTCGTAGACGGCGTGCGGATCGAGCGCCACCCGCGTCTCGCCGGGAGCCCTCTCTCGCAAGATCCCGATCCTCAAAACCAGCCGTCCTCCCCGCTCTCGATGGAGAGCCTACCCCATCCGGAAGGGTCGGTCCATACCCCGACGACCTCCCAGCCGTCCCGCAGCAACGCCGGACGCAACTCGTCCAGCAGCGCGCCGACCCCCAGGCAGAGGTCGGGTCCGGCGCCCACGGGCACGAGCGAAGCGGCCTCCCGCGGGAGCAGACCGTGCCCGCTCAGCGATCGGGACAGCGCCCGGCGGCGGTCCGGGCTGAACACCCTCGCACCCGCGATGCGCTCCACCCCGAGCTCGAGCACCGCACCGGTGAGAGCGGCCAGGGAGTTCACCGCACGCAGCGTCCGGTCGAGCGATCGCGCGAGCTCGCGCCGGTAGAAAGAGCGCACCTCGCACGCCACACGGCCCGCCGTATCTGAGGTCATCCCGTACACCGCGTGGAAGCTGCCGCGGATCGGTGCGGGATCGAGGGCGGAAGCCAGGGCCGCGACCCCCTCACGCGGCGCCTCCTCCCAGCTCAGAGCGGCCCGCAGCAGGAAGGCCCCGGGAGTGCGGCTCACCACGGTGCCCGGCGGTTCCTCCGGCAGCAGGAGCACCCTCCCCTTCAGCGTCCGCCGCCCTCCCCGCTCCTGGCCACCTCCGGCGAGAGATCGCGCAGCTGGCCACAGGCCCTGACGAACCCCAGAAACAGCGGGTGCGGGCGCAGCGGCCGGCTCTTGAACTCCGGGTGGAACTGGCTCCCGATGAAGAAGGGGTGGTCGGGGATCTCGGCCAGTTCGACCAGACGCCCGTCCGGGGAGAGGCCGGAGAAGACCATCCCCGCCTCCTCCAGCGTCTCCCGGTAGGCGTTGTTCACCTCGTAGCGGTGGCGGTGGCGCTCCCCGATCGTGCCGCTCCCGTAGAGGGACTCGGCGAGCGTACCGGGGACTATCCGGCAGGGGTAGTGGCCGAGGCGCATCGTACCCCCCTTGTCGACGCCGACCTGATCGGCCATGATGTCTATGACCGGGTGCGGCGTGTCCTCGTCGAACTCCGTCGAATCTGCCCCTTTGAGCCCGGCCACGTTGCGGGCGAACTCGATGACCGCGACCTGCATCCCCAGACACAGCCCGAGGAAGGGTTTGCCGCTCTCGCGGGCGTAACGGACGGCCTCGATCTTGCCCTCCACCCCACGGCTGCCGAATCCGGGAACGACGAGCACGCCGTCGGCATCCCCGAGCAGGTCTTCCGCCGCCCGCTGGTCCGTAATCTCCTCCGCGTCGATCCAGGCCAGATCGGGCTTGAGCCCGCAGGCCGCGCCCGCGTGCCCGAGCGCCTCGACGATGGAGATGTAGGCGTCCTGCAGCCGGGTGTACTTGCCGACTATCGCTATCTTCACGCTCTCTTCGAGGGAGGTCATCCGCTCCACCAGATCGCGCCAGCGGGCCAGGTTGGCGCGCGGGGCGGGCAGGCCGAGCTTCTCCAGGACCAGCTCGTCGAGACCCTCGTCGTGCAGGTCGAGCGGGATCGCGTAGAGCGAGGGGGCGTTGAGCGCCGGGATCACCGACTCGAAGTCCGCATCGCCGAAGAGCGCGATCTTGCGCCTTATCTCCTCGCTTATCGGGCGGTCGGCGCGACAGATGATGATGTCCGGGGAGATGCCTATCTCGCGCAGCCGCTGAACGGAGTGCTGGGTCGGCTTGGTCTTCAGCTCCCCGGCGGCCTCGATGTAGGGGACGTAGGAGACGTGCACGTAGAGGACGTTCTTCCGGCCCACGTCGTTGCGGAACTGCCTTATCGCCTCCAGGAACGGCAGGCTCTCGATGTCCCCCACCGTGCCGCCGATCTCGGTGATGACGATGTCCTTGTCCTCGCCGAGGCGTCCGATCCTGCTCTTTATCTCGTTGGTTATGTGCGGGATCACCTGCACGGTCGCCCCCAGGTAGTCGCCCCGCCGCTCGCGCTGGATGACCTCCCAGTAGACGCTGCCGGTGGTGACGTTGGAGAGCCGGCCCAGGTTCTCGTCCAGAAACCGCTCGTAGTGGCCCAGGTCGAGGTCGGTCTCGGCCCCGTCCTCGGTGACGAAGACCTCCCCGTGCTGGTAGGGGTTCATCGTGCCCGGGTCGACGTTTATGTAGGGATCGAACTTCTGCAACGCCACCCTGTAGCCCCGGCTCTTGAGTAGCATCCCCAGGGAGGCGGCGCTCGTCCCCTTGCCTATGGAGGAGACCACCCCGCCGGTCACGAAGATGTACCTGGTATCGAAATCCGCCATCATCACCTCACAGCAGCAGTTTTCAACCGGCTTCCACGGCCGCCGGAGACCGGCCTCGCCCGCTTACAGAGAGAACAAGGACCACCACCCCACGGTGGACGCGAGATGGCCGCAGCAGAAGGGCCGTAGAGATCGCCGCCTTCGCATCGCCGTTCATGATAAGCCCCGTGGAGAAAAAATCAAAGTTCTAGCCGTCACGCCCGCCCGGGGCTGGATGAGCTAAAGTCTGAAGGCCGATGATGGTCTCGTGGCCAGAAAGCGGGGTTGCTGGATGAAAGAGGGGGAATTCCCCATCGTCTTCGACGGTCACAACGACGTTCTCGAGCGGCTCGACGACCCGGCCGGCTTCTTCGAGCGCCGGGAAGAGGGACACCTGGACCTGCCGAGGGCGCGGGAGAGCGGCTTCGGGGGCGGGATGTTCGCGGTGTGGGTCCCGCCGCCGGAAGGGAAGGCTGCGCACGAGACGCTCGATCCTTCCTACGCGCTGCGGTACTCTCTCTCGGCCGCGGCCACACTGTTCAGGATCGAGGAGCTCTCCGAGGGGCAGGTCAGGATCGTCCGCAGCGCCGGAGAGATACGAAGCTGCATAAACGAGGGCATCCTCGCCGCCGTGCTCCACATGGAGGGGGCCGACGCCATAGACACGGACCTCGACGCGCTCCACGTGCTCCACCGCGCCGGGCTGCGCTCGCTTGGGATAGTCTGGAGCCGCCCCAACGCCTTCGCCGAGGGGGTGCGCGTGCGGTTCGGGAGCACGCCGGACACCGGGGCGGGCCTCACCGAGGCCGGGCGGCGCCTGGTCCGCGCCTGCAACGAGCTCGGCATCGTGATCGACGTCTCGCACCTGAACGAGCGCGGGTTCTGGGACGTGGCCGAACTGAGCGAGGCGCCGCTCGTCGCGACCCATTCCAACGCCCACGCCA contains:
- the ald gene encoding alanine dehydrogenase, which produces MRIGILRERAPGETRVALDPHAVYELTRVGHLVLVERGAGEGAGIPDARYREAGARILKEAAPVYEGAELIARVSGPPPEEYSYLRRDLILLAFLSLPVNPDLMQALLRSRCIAIALESIRDRRGRLPVLTPMSEIAGRLVPQIGARYLQKNEGGRGILLGGATGVRPGRVVVLGCGIVGSVAARVASGLGAQVTVVDRDLERLRRMEKSGLGGVTTLAANAMNIEEAVTRADLLIGAVFVSGTRTPHLVGRRTVAAMHDGSVIVDVDVDYGGCVETSRPTTLESPTFVEEGVIHYCVKNVPATVPVTATHALSNALLPYVRSIAGLGLTDALNADPGLRAGVVLAEGSVVSRSLARTCGMDYHSISSVLPLHREVR
- a CDS encoding CTP synthase, whose protein sequence is MADFDTRYIFVTGGVVSSIGKGTSAASLGMLLKSRGYRVALQKFDPYINVDPGTMNPYQHGEVFVTEDGAETDLDLGHYERFLDENLGRLSNVTTGSVYWEVIQRERRGDYLGATVQVIPHITNEIKSRIGRLGEDKDIVITEIGGTVGDIESLPFLEAIRQFRNDVGRKNVLYVHVSYVPYIEAAGELKTKPTQHSVQRLREIGISPDIIICRADRPISEEIRRKIALFGDADFESVIPALNAPSLYAIPLDLHDEGLDELVLEKLGLPAPRANLARWRDLVERMTSLEESVKIAIVGKYTRLQDAYISIVEALGHAGAACGLKPDLAWIDAEEITDQRAAEDLLGDADGVLVVPGFGSRGVEGKIEAVRYARESGKPFLGLCLGMQVAVIEFARNVAGLKGADSTEFDEDTPHPVIDIMADQVGVDKGGTMRLGHYPCRIVPGTLAESLYGSGTIGERHRHRYEVNNAYRETLEEAGMVFSGLSPDGRLVELAEIPDHPFFIGSQFHPEFKSRPLRPHPLFLGFVRACGQLRDLSPEVARSGEGGGR
- a CDS encoding dipeptidase, yielding MKEGEFPIVFDGHNDVLERLDDPAGFFERREEGHLDLPRARESGFGGGMFAVWVPPPEGKAAHETLDPSYALRYSLSAAATLFRIEELSEGQVRIVRSAGEIRSCINEGILAAVLHMEGADAIDTDLDALHVLHRAGLRSLGIVWSRPNAFAEGVRVRFGSTPDTGAGLTEAGRRLVRACNELGIVIDVSHLNERGFWDVAELSEAPLVATHSNAHAICPSPRNLTDAQLEAIAASDGIVGLNFGVHFLREDGSEDTDTPIEVMVRHIDHLVEHLGMERVGFGSDFDGICIPDAIGDVRGLPRIMQALREHGYGEEDLKKIAHENWLRVLRKTWGR